Proteins encoded in a region of the Plasmodium falciparum 3D7 genome assembly, chromosome: 1 genome:
- a CDS encoding centrin-1, whose protein sequence is MSRKNQTMIRNPNPRSKRNELNEEQKLEIKEAFDLFDTNGTGRIDAKELKVAMRALGFEPKKEDIRKIISDVDKDGSGTIDFNDFLDIMTIKMSERDPKEEILKAFRLFDDDETGKISFKNLKRVAKELGENITDEEIQEMIDEADRDGDGEINEEEFMRIMKKTNLF, encoded by the exons ATGAGCAGAAAAAATCAAACTATGATAAGGAACCCTAATCCTCGAAGTAAAAGAAACGAATTAAATGAAGAACAAAAATTAGAAATTAAGGAAGCTTTTGATTTATTTGATACAAACGGCACtg gaAGAATTGATgcaaaagaattaaaagtTGCAATGAGAGCTTTAGGATTCGAaccaaaaaaagaagat ataaggaaaataatatcTGATGTTGATAAAGATGGATCTGGTACAATTGACTTTAATGACTTTTTAGACATTATGACAATAAAAATG AGTGAAAGAGATCCTAAGGAGGAAATACTAAAAGCTTTCCGATTATTTGATGATGATGAGACTGGAAAAATCTCCTTCAAA aATTTAAAACGTGTAGCAAAAGAACTTGGAGAGAATATTACTGATGAGGAAATTCAAGAa ATGATAGACGAAGCAGACAGAGATGGAGACGGAGAAATTAATGAAGAAGAATTTATGAGAATTATGAAAAAGACCAACTTAttttaa